A window of the Lactuca sativa cultivar Salinas chromosome 7, Lsat_Salinas_v11, whole genome shotgun sequence genome harbors these coding sequences:
- the LOC111879795 gene encoding pEARLI1-like lipid transfer protein 1 — protein sequence MASTVLVITTFLLTFNLVFFTLASSTNTAKGCPPPPKPSTPSKPQTPTKPPKPSTPSTPPKATCPRDTLKLGVCANLLNNLLPIVVGNRSETPCCSLIAGLTDLDAAVCLCTAIKADVLGINLNVPVSLSVLLNYCEKKAPSGFQCT from the coding sequence ATGGCTTCAACAGTTTTGGTAATCACAACTTTTCTCCTTACGTTCAACCTTGTTTTCTTCACTCTGGCATCCTCCACTAATACCGCAAAAGGCTGCCCACCTCCACCAAAACCTTCAACACCTTCAAAACCTCAGACACCTACAAAACCTCCAAAACCTTCAACACCTTCAACCCCTCCCAAAGCTACTTGCCCGAGAGACACTCTCAAATTGGGTGTGTGTGCTAACCTCCTCAACAATCTTCTCCCCATAGTCGTAGGAAATCGATCAGAGACACCATGTTGTTCCCTCATTGCTGGTCTCACAGATCTTGACGCTGCAGTATGTCTTTGCACTGCGATTAAAGCTGATGTCTTGGGAATCAACCTTAACGTTCCTGTCTCATTGAGCGTGTTGCTTAATTACTGTGAAAAGAAGGCCCCATCTGGCTTCCAATGCACCTAG